One region of Armigeres subalbatus isolate Guangzhou_Male chromosome 3, GZ_Asu_2, whole genome shotgun sequence genomic DNA includes:
- the LOC134227594 gene encoding leucine-rich repeat-containing G-protein coupled receptor 4-like, which yields MIEAWAIRLIVICAGINQVVSVGNDDFVDACFGLEGDKPPHCEYIDFDDVFESSDIKFNWSFITKLTISNKRIIGIPTRMFESLPNLESFVVVNSLFYQEIDPNSFVDCHKLEHIEITGTNVSFLDTHLFPKTPKLKHLLFHHNKIKEIKHDAFEFLVDLEELNLSYNNLTRLPSGVFHKLKNLKTLDLNHNHLILLSFDSWFPVDGVHSLAYLDASYNQLIELAWSEITVKKVNLKYNNLTNIHISGNCTELHASYNMIESVTLGGNCSIEKLYLAHNHISTFGDLRKCSETLRTLDVSFNILQRQFDFLGMKQLTALNVECTNLTLQYTTLHDLRKLRFLDISYNNLKKIDFENLTSQRLLERLMISGNPIGNMSIVSIKRNFPNLKALGIYDLPWNESSLSVAIEDLKKHDIKPYIKNDYLFEESLCPLKITRNFSGNGDDHEESTELNRGSGADKTLEYVVIVLLVAVICGLLFKVFMDSRYYKELFKDRLRGSSISHESLVSCDLNG from the exons ATGATTGAAGCATG GGCTATTCGACTTATTGTGATTTGTGCCGGTATCAACCAGGTGGTGAGCGTTGGAAATGACGATTTCGTAGACGCCTGCTTCGGACTGGAAGGTGACAAACCTCCCCATTGCGAGTATATTGACTTCGACGATGTATTCGAGAGCTCCGATATCAAGTTCAACTGGAGCTTCATAACAAAACTCACCATCAGCAACAAAAGGATCATCGGAATACCAACGAGGATGTTCGAATCGCTTCCGAATTTGGAAAGTTTCGTTGTAGTAAATAGCCTATTCTATCAAGAAATCGACCCGAACAGTTTCGTCGATTGTCACAAGTTGGAGCACATAGAAATTACTGGAACAAATGTGTCATTTCTTGATACGCACCTTTTTCCAAAGACGCCAAAGCTGAAACATCTGCTTTTTCACCATAACAAAATTAAGGAAATAAAACACGATGCGTTTGAATTTCTCGTAGACTTGGAGGAACTCAATCTCTCATACAACAATCTGACTAGGCTTCCAAGTGGAGTGTTCCATAAATTGAAAAACCTTAAAACGCTAGATTTGAACCACAACCATCTCATACTGCTGAGCTTCGACAGTTGGTTCCCGGTGGATGGAGTGCACTCATTAGCATATTTAGACGCGTCTTACAACCAGCTAATTGAGCTCGCATGGAGCGAAATCACTGTGAAGAAAGTAAATCTCAAATATAACAACTTGACAAACATTCATATCAGCGGCAATTGTACGGAGCTCCACGCTTCCTACAATATGATCGAATCGGTAACGCTCGGAGGCAATTGTTCAATTGAAAAGCTGTATCTTGCACACAATCACATCAGCACCTTCGGAGATCTTCGGAAGTGCTCGGAAACGCTACGCACCCTAGACGTCTCGTTTAACATCCTCCAGCGGCAGTTCGACTTTCTAGGAATGAAACAGCTGACGGCGCTGAATGTGGAGTGCACTAATCTCACATTGCAGTACACAACCTTACATGACCTACGCAAACTCAGATTCCTAGACATTTCCTATAACAACTTGAAGAAGATCGACTTCGAGAACCTTACCTCGCAGCGGTTACTCGAACGTTTAATGATAAGCGGCAATCCGATAGGCAATATGTCCATCGTGTCAATTAAACGCAATTTTCCAAATCTGAAAGCGCTGGGAATTTATGATCTACCGTGGAATGAATCATCGCTCTCGGTGGCGATCGAGGACCTGAAAAAACACGACATAAAACCGTACATCAAGAACGATTACCTATTCGAGGAGTCGCTGTGCCCGCTGAAAATAACGCGCAATTTCAGCGGAAATGGTGACGATCATGAAGAGTCGACCGAACTGAATCGTGGGTCTGGTGCCGATAAGACGCTCGAGTATGTTGTGATTGTTTTGCTGGTGGCCGTTATCTGTGGACTTCTGTTCAAGGTGTTTATGGACAGTAGATATTACAAGGAACTGTTTAAGGATCGTCTTCGTGGTTCGTCGATTTCCCACGAAAGTTTGGTTAGTTGCGATCTTAATGGCTAG